A single Terriglobales bacterium DNA region contains:
- the cas3 gene encoding CRISPR-associated helicase Cas3', producing the protein MTDFNLARHQSECAGALASGKSVILRAPTGSGKSEAVWLPFLSLRGKTLPHRLIHTLPMRALVNQLESRMRTYANGRMRVAAMHGQRPESVLFYADAIFATLDQVVTSYACAPLSLSVRQGNIPAGAVAGSFLVFDEVHTFEPHLGLQSLLVLAERAHQMGIPFVIMSATLPTNFIRRLSERFGATIVEGTRLEGKNRRQRRVVLRVSSEKLSIETILQLTRNVERTLVVVNTVQRAQNLYEQLLGKIGCPVILAHSRFYDDDRRTKEKQIEARFGKTAEGRCLLIATQVVEVGLDISCDFLVTELAPIDALVQRAGRCARWGGEGEVVVFTGLETTRPYDRLLVEATEKALREKDLNGHELTWEIERDLVDIVLEPQFDQWAEPEAAGKVLASLAAAAFTGDSAKAEQAVREGLTVEVALHGSPDTLGIGALRLPRCRIHPGVLQQFVHKQQPEAWRVVVDRTAADDYRTRIEFLHVDSNSRAAPYGYYIIHPKYGSYDAERGLRLGIRGSPAESRDELIQQKSRLEGELQIEKWQDHIEKVVKAFAEHVLPRERIAFEALSRRLGKTHEDLLSLTHLVLIFHDLGKLAEQWQRKIQAGLESVLPPGTFLAHRGGSVRDLPPHATVSASLATPCLCRIAGSDWQQTLAIPALAAIAHHHTVRADMTPQFEMRDGWFEVTADCARRFARVDLTISDFNKWRGGGSCGVALNFLLPDGYASYVLLSRWLRLADRIATGGGENAILNYENWMSSS; encoded by the coding sequence ATGACCGACTTCAATCTGGCTCGGCATCAGTCTGAATGCGCTGGGGCGCTCGCGAGTGGCAAATCGGTCATCTTGCGGGCGCCGACAGGCTCAGGAAAGTCGGAGGCGGTATGGCTACCGTTTCTCTCTCTGCGGGGGAAGACGCTTCCTCATCGGCTCATTCATACGCTTCCCATGCGTGCTCTTGTAAACCAACTTGAGAGCCGGATGCGAACTTATGCGAATGGCAGGATGAGGGTGGCAGCCATGCACGGCCAGCGGCCGGAGAGCGTCTTGTTTTACGCGGACGCCATATTCGCGACGCTTGACCAAGTGGTCACTTCTTATGCGTGCGCTCCTCTAAGTCTGAGTGTGCGACAAGGCAATATTCCGGCAGGGGCCGTCGCCGGCAGCTTTCTGGTATTTGATGAAGTCCACACTTTCGAGCCTCACCTCGGCCTGCAATCGTTGCTCGTCCTTGCTGAACGAGCCCACCAGATGGGCATCCCATTTGTGATCATGTCGGCTACTCTGCCGACGAATTTCATCCGTCGTTTGTCGGAAAGATTCGGCGCAACCATCGTCGAGGGCACACGACTGGAAGGCAAGAACCGAAGACAACGCCGCGTCGTACTCAGGGTCTCGTCAGAGAAGCTGAGCATCGAGACGATTCTGCAGCTGACACGAAACGTGGAGCGGACGCTTGTTGTCGTCAACACCGTGCAACGTGCGCAGAACCTGTATGAGCAACTCCTGGGCAAAATCGGATGTCCAGTGATTTTGGCGCACTCGCGCTTCTACGATGACGACCGAAGGACCAAGGAAAAGCAGATCGAAGCCCGATTTGGCAAGACGGCGGAAGGCCGGTGCCTACTCATCGCCACGCAGGTTGTGGAGGTAGGATTGGATATATCTTGCGACTTCCTGGTCACGGAATTGGCTCCCATCGACGCCCTAGTGCAGCGAGCCGGCCGCTGCGCCCGCTGGGGAGGTGAAGGCGAGGTTGTTGTCTTTACAGGCTTGGAAACAACGCGACCGTATGATCGGCTCCTCGTTGAAGCAACTGAGAAGGCGCTTCGAGAGAAAGACCTAAACGGGCACGAATTGACGTGGGAAATCGAGAGAGATCTTGTCGACATAGTCCTTGAACCACAGTTCGACCAATGGGCCGAGCCTGAGGCTGCAGGGAAGGTCTTGGCCTCATTGGCTGCGGCGGCCTTCACTGGCGACTCAGCTAAGGCAGAACAAGCGGTGCGCGAAGGTCTGACGGTTGAGGTCGCTCTGCACGGTTCGCCTGACACCCTCGGAATTGGCGCTCTGAGGCTGCCGCGTTGTCGTATCCATCCAGGAGTCTTGCAGCAGTTTGTGCACAAACAGCAGCCCGAAGCCTGGCGAGTGGTTGTTGATCGAACGGCTGCGGATGATTACCGAACTCGGATCGAATTCCTGCATGTAGACTCGAACTCCAGGGCCGCGCCTTACGGCTACTACATCATTCACCCGAAATATGGCTCCTATGACGCCGAGCGTGGCTTGCGACTAGGCATCCGGGGTTCCCCAGCCGAATCTCGCGACGAGCTGATACAGCAGAAGAGTCGACTGGAAGGTGAACTGCAAATTGAAAAGTGGCAGGACCACATTGAAAAGGTGGTCAAAGCATTCGCCGAGCACGTCCTGCCAAGGGAGAGAATCGCTTTCGAGGCCCTGTCCCGGCGACTTGGAAAAACTCATGAAGACTTGCTGTCCCTGACTCATCTTGTATTGATCTTCCACGACCTTGGCAAACTGGCAGAGCAGTGGCAACGAAAGATCCAGGCAGGATTGGAAAGCGTCCTGCCTCCGGGAACCTTCTTAGCTCATCGGGGAGGCTCGGTAAGGGACCTCCCACCTCATGCAACTGTTTCGGCTTCGCTGGCGACGCCCTGCCTATGCCGTATAGCTGGGTCTGACTGGCAGCAGACTTTGGCGATACCGGCCTTAGCCGCGATTGCGCACCACCACACCGTGCGCGCAGACATGACTCCGCAATTCGAGATGAGAGACGGGTGGTTCGAGGTTACCGCCGATTGTGCGCGGCGGTTCGCTAGAGTTGATCTCACCATTAGTGATTTCAACAAGTGGCGAGGAGGCGGCAGTTGCGGCGTGGCTCTCAACTTCCTCTTGCCTGATGGTTACGCGTCTTACGTTCTGCTTTCCCGGTGGCTCCGCCTGGCTGATCGGATCGCGACAGGCGGTGGCGAAAATGCCATTCTCAATTATGAAAACTGGATGTCATCCAGCTAA
- a CDS encoding lipid-binding SYLF domain-containing protein, with product MRKFAAGFLLAVTVLFTLNCLADEDEDKAKIVERVESAGNVLNEVMAAPDKGIPEEILSSAKCVAVVPSLLKGGLGFGAQYGRGVASCRSDKGWSAPAFFVVEGGSFGLQIGGQAVDLVMIIMNDDGMKRLLTSKFKLGVDASVAAGPVGRHAEGMTDLTMRAQVLTYSRARGAFAGLALNGAVIKQDKSSTRTFYGHMVPYRSLLTGATPVPAAAQPYLGALSKYAAHKAEGK from the coding sequence ATGCGGAAGTTTGCTGCTGGATTTCTCCTTGCCGTAACCGTCCTGTTCACGCTCAACTGCCTCGCCGATGAAGACGAAGACAAGGCCAAGATCGTTGAGCGCGTCGAGAGCGCCGGCAACGTTCTGAACGAGGTAATGGCCGCTCCCGACAAGGGCATTCCCGAAGAGATCCTGTCGTCGGCCAAGTGCGTGGCCGTTGTGCCCTCGCTGCTGAAGGGCGGCCTGGGCTTTGGAGCGCAGTACGGACGCGGCGTCGCCAGCTGCCGCAGCGACAAGGGCTGGAGCGCGCCCGCTTTCTTCGTGGTGGAAGGCGGCAGCTTTGGATTGCAGATCGGCGGACAGGCCGTGGACCTGGTCATGATCATCATGAACGACGACGGCATGAAGAGACTGCTGACGAGCAAGTTCAAGCTCGGCGTGGACGCCTCGGTGGCTGCGGGCCCAGTGGGACGTCATGCCGAAGGCATGACCGACCTCACCATGCGCGCGCAGGTGCTCACTTACTCGCGCGCGCGCGGCGCGTTTGCCGGCCTGGCGCTAAACGGTGCGGTTATCAAGCAGGACAAGAGCAGCACTCGCACCTTCTACGGACACATGGTCCCGTATCGCAGCCTGCTTACCGGCGCCACCCCGGTTCCCGCTGCCGCGCAGCCATATCTGGGAGCGCTCAGCAAGTACGCGGCGCACAAGGCGGAAGGGAAGTAG
- a CDS encoding NAD(P)H-dependent oxidoreductase translates to MWRNGDLTPPDQEFVERWLSEDRGGEVVTRDLAAIDIPAIDAPWVAANYTPKPLRTCQQKEILRLSGESITELTEADEYVIGMPMHNFGPPSRFKRWLNHIVTPSTIAERPLAGKRGTFIIAAGVYAASSPDSCKNYLVPWLRTLFGFLGMSELRLVIADGSKKLHSGESDRATFMNQHFEAISALFAKAQNAIVDQPE, encoded by the coding sequence ATATGGCGCAACGGCGATCTCACGCCGCCTGACCAGGAATTTGTCGAGAGATGGCTTTCCGAAGACCGCGGCGGCGAGGTCGTAACACGCGATCTCGCCGCGATCGACATTCCTGCCATCGATGCGCCATGGGTGGCGGCCAACTACACGCCGAAACCTTTGCGCACGTGCCAACAGAAGGAGATCCTCAGGCTCTCGGGTGAATCCATCACGGAGCTGACGGAGGCAGACGAATACGTCATTGGAATGCCCATGCACAATTTTGGCCCGCCCTCCCGATTCAAGCGGTGGCTGAATCACATCGTTACTCCGTCAACAATTGCGGAAAGGCCGCTCGCCGGAAAGCGCGGTACTTTCATCATCGCGGCCGGGGTTTACGCTGCCAGTTCGCCAGACTCCTGCAAAAACTACTTAGTGCCATGGCTTCGCACGCTGTTTGGATTTCTTGGCATGAGCGAGTTACGTCTTGTAATTGCCGACGGATCCAAAAAACTACACAGTGGGGAGTCAGACCGGGCAACCTTCATGAACCAACACTTCGAGGCCATTAGCGCGCTCTTCGCCAAGGCGCAAAACGCGATTGTAGATCAGCCTGAATAG
- a CDS encoding SpoIIE family protein phosphatase translates to MTHDDAVALLDRVQDATRRHDVSHLMEFYADDALAVTPMLGEMRGRDAIRASWLRLFEMFPDIALTVSEMIVEGGRIAVIGQITATDKGGGWFGLAPTGGVINYRIVLRLDVVDGKIVRDERIYDSAGVVERLQKAHLDKELRTAAEVQRALAARGSASGTFFEFAGDSLPCRTVGGDFFDFLELPSGSVGIAIGDVAGKGPAAALLAALIQGMLAVEAEGGGCPASVLERINQRLSARRLDPRFATLVYGVLSPDGGFVYSNAGHNPPALITPDGIQRLTIGGPILGSFREATFEQETLRLGAGETLLMFTDGVTEASDPDNQEFGEVRLLEVARSALTSDSKTLLRQILAELQEFCRGAEQADDITLAISRFI, encoded by the coding sequence ATGACGCATGACGACGCTGTAGCCCTGCTCGATCGCGTGCAAGACGCCACCCGCCGCCACGACGTTTCGCACCTGATGGAGTTCTACGCCGATGATGCCCTGGCGGTCACGCCAATGCTGGGCGAGATGCGCGGGCGCGATGCCATCCGAGCAAGCTGGCTCAGGTTGTTCGAAATGTTTCCCGATATCGCACTGACCGTTTCGGAGATGATCGTGGAAGGCGGACGGATTGCGGTGATTGGACAGATCACGGCCACCGACAAGGGCGGCGGCTGGTTCGGCCTGGCACCGACCGGCGGCGTAATCAACTATCGGATTGTGCTGCGGCTCGACGTCGTTGACGGCAAGATTGTCCGTGATGAGCGCATTTACGACAGCGCCGGCGTTGTGGAGCGGCTGCAAAAGGCGCATCTGGACAAGGAATTGCGGACGGCTGCCGAGGTGCAACGCGCGCTGGCCGCGCGCGGCTCGGCGTCGGGCACGTTCTTCGAGTTTGCCGGGGACTCACTGCCTTGCCGAACGGTTGGCGGCGACTTTTTCGACTTCCTTGAACTGCCCTCCGGCAGCGTCGGCATTGCGATCGGCGATGTCGCCGGGAAGGGTCCGGCAGCCGCTCTGCTCGCTGCCCTGATCCAGGGGATGCTGGCGGTTGAGGCGGAAGGCGGCGGCTGCCCGGCGTCAGTGCTGGAGCGAATCAACCAGCGCCTCTCCGCGAGACGGCTCGACCCGCGCTTTGCCACACTGGTTTACGGCGTGCTTTCGCCTGATGGCGGCTTCGTCTATTCGAACGCCGGACACAACCCGCCCGCGCTGATTACGCCGGACGGCATTCAAAGGCTCACTATCGGCGGACCAATTCTGGGAAGTTTTCGCGAGGCGACTTTCGAGCAGGAGACGCTTCGGCTCGGTGCGGGCGAGACGTTGCTGATGTTTACCGATGGCGTCACCGAAGCGTCAGACCCGGATAACCAGGAGTTTGGTGAAGTGCGCCTCCTGGAGGTTGCCAGATCCGCCCTGACTTCCGACAGCAAGACGCTTTTGCGGCAGATCCTCGCAGAGCTTCAGGAGTTTTGCCGTGGCGCGGAGCAAGCTGACGACATCACCCTCGCCATCTCCAGGTTCATCTGA
- a CDS encoding response regulator transcription factor, whose protein sequence is MKPAPAKTPRIVVALVENDPLRLVGFRSLFDKEPEFELTALEAHEVRSRENLDVALLGSRNGQNLFDMIAGLKAARPDLRILVTGSGADDETILKALAAGAKGYIDEGADPGEFAQALKVVFQGWVWAPRRVLAMFVDRVAQSGRIFPAGRLTFTDREKEVLELLVAGRSNKEIGSALGIEERTVKAHVAKLMRKVGVQNRIALSVHAITHSLVTNK, encoded by the coding sequence ATGAAGCCGGCACCCGCTAAAACTCCCCGAATCGTGGTGGCGCTGGTCGAAAACGATCCTTTGCGCCTTGTGGGCTTTCGCAGCCTGTTCGATAAAGAACCGGAATTTGAATTGACTGCCCTGGAAGCGCACGAGGTCCGCTCGCGCGAGAACCTCGACGTCGCCCTCCTCGGCAGCCGAAACGGTCAGAACCTGTTCGACATGATCGCCGGTCTGAAGGCCGCCCGCCCTGACCTGCGCATCCTGGTCACCGGTTCCGGTGCAGACGACGAGACCATTCTCAAGGCCCTTGCCGCCGGCGCCAAAGGATACATCGATGAAGGCGCCGATCCGGGCGAGTTTGCCCAGGCCCTGAAGGTCGTCTTCCAGGGCTGGGTGTGGGCCCCGCGCCGCGTTCTCGCCATGTTCGTGGATCGCGTGGCGCAGTCCGGACGCATCTTCCCGGCCGGCCGCCTTACCTTCACCGACCGCGAGAAGGAAGTCCTGGAACTGCTCGTTGCCGGCCGCTCGAACAAGGAAATCGGCAGCGCGCTGGGCATTGAGGAGCGCACCGTCAAGGCGCACGTCGCCAAGCTGATGCGCAAGGTCGGCGTGCAGAACCGCATCGCGCTGTCGGTTCACGCCATTACCCATTCCCTCGTCACCAACAAATAA
- the cas6 gene encoding CRISPR system precrRNA processing endoribonuclease RAMP protein Cas6, with the protein MSCPYKAIFEPSPPPEAEALSKNQDVPRPFVFRAPKTQQTRFETGQRFEFELVLIGRALDFLPYFVLSFRELAAEGLGLNRAKCSLERVEQVDLTSEAADASNYEAMVIYTAEDQVFRNAATSETGEWIGRRIRNRSTSRDNDSVQQVSIRFSTPTFLKADGEIIRQPEFHHVFKRLRDRINALSTFFGEGPIEADFRGLGERAEKIRTVSARTDWVERFRTSSKTKQRHELSGFIGDVTYEGNLNEFLPWLTLGELVHVGKHTAWGNGWMQLEREVSRGCV; encoded by the coding sequence ATGTCGTGCCCGTACAAGGCAATCTTCGAGCCTTCCCCTCCGCCGGAAGCAGAGGCTCTTTCCAAGAATCAGGACGTCCCGCGGCCGTTCGTGTTCCGGGCCCCAAAGACGCAACAGACGCGATTCGAAACAGGTCAGCGGTTCGAATTCGAGCTGGTGCTTATCGGTCGCGCGCTCGATTTCCTGCCATACTTCGTGCTGTCGTTTCGAGAGCTAGCGGCTGAGGGGTTGGGGCTCAATCGCGCCAAGTGCAGTCTTGAAAGGGTCGAGCAGGTGGACCTGACCAGCGAAGCAGCAGACGCTTCGAACTACGAGGCTATGGTTATCTACACGGCCGAGGACCAGGTTTTCCGAAATGCGGCGACGTCCGAGACGGGCGAATGGATAGGGAGGCGGATACGGAACCGCTCGACATCCCGAGATAACGATTCAGTGCAGCAGGTCAGCATCCGATTTTCGACACCAACGTTCCTGAAGGCCGATGGCGAAATCATCCGACAGCCGGAGTTCCACCACGTTTTCAAGCGCCTGCGGGACAGGATCAATGCCTTGAGCACGTTTTTTGGTGAGGGGCCAATCGAAGCGGATTTCCGGGGCCTTGGCGAGCGCGCGGAAAAGATTCGAACCGTTTCGGCCCGCACCGATTGGGTTGAGCGTTTCCGCACGTCGTCAAAAACGAAACAACGCCACGAATTGTCTGGCTTTATCGGTGACGTTACTTACGAAGGTAACTTGAATGAGTTTTTGCCCTGGCTCACGCTCGGTGAGCTGGTGCATGTGGGCAAGCACACGGCATGGGGAAACGGCTGGATGCAGCTAGAACGCGAGGTGTCTCGTGGTTGCGTGTGA